Proteins encoded in a region of the Acipenser ruthenus chromosome 11, fAciRut3.2 maternal haplotype, whole genome shotgun sequence genome:
- the LOC117426946 gene encoding derlin-2-like, whose product MAQSFTQEYLQIPAVTRAYTTACVLTTAAVQLEFITPFQLYFNPDLIFKRYQLWRLITNFLFFGPLGFSFLFNMIFLYRYCRMLEEGSFRGRTADFVFMFLFGGVLMTLFGLFASLFFLGQAFTIMLVYVWSRRNPYVRMNFFGLLNFQAPFLPWVLMGFSLLLGNSIVIDLLGIGVGHIYYFLEDVFPNQPGGKKLLVTPGILKAIFDAPEEDPNYNPLPEEQLGGPTEGAGEEGEQRADNAGGQERPQDQLDQNEQQQR is encoded by the exons ATGGCCCAGAGCTTCACCCAGGAATACCTTCAAATCCCCGCGGTCACCAGGGCGTACACAACGGCCTGCGTACTGACCACAGCCGCCGTG CAACTAGAATTCATCACTCCATTTCAGCTGTACTTCAACCCTGATCTGATTTTTAAAAGATACCAG CTATGGCGGCTGATCaccaactttcttttttttggtccCCTGGGATTCAGCTTCCTGTTCAACATGATATTTCT ATACCGATATTGCCGAATGCTGGAGGAAGGCTCGTTCAGGGGCAGAACAGCAGACTTCGTCTTCATGTTCCTGTTTGGTGGAGTCCTCATGACA CTGTTCGGCCTCTTTGCAAGCCTGTTCTTCCTGGGCCAGGCCTTCACCATCATGCTGGTGTACGTGTGGAGCCGCAGGAACCCCTACGTGCGCATGAACTTCTTCGGGCTGCTCAACTTCCAGGCTCCCTTCCTGCCCTGGGTGCTCATGGGCTTCTCACTGCTGCTGGGTAACTCCATCGTCATTGACCTCCTGG GAATTGGAGTTGGCCACATTTACTACTTTTTAGAAGATGTGTTCCCAAACCAACCCGGAGGGAAGAAACTGCTGGTCACCCCAGGCATCCT GAAAGCTATTTTTGATGCCCCGGAGGAGGATCCCAACTACAACCCTCTCCCAGAAGAGCAGCTCGGAGGCCCCACAGAGGGTGCAGGGGAAGAGGGGGAGCAGAGGGCAGACAATGCTGGGGGGCAGGAGCGCCCTCAAGACCAACTGGACCAAAACGAACAGCAGCAGCGATAG